Proteins encoded by one window of Agelaius phoeniceus isolate bAgePho1 chromosome 3, bAgePho1.hap1, whole genome shotgun sequence:
- the ARV1 gene encoding LOW QUALITY PROTEIN: protein ARV1 (The sequence of the model RefSeq protein was modified relative to this genomic sequence to represent the inferred CDS: substituted 1 base at 1 genomic stop codon), producing the protein MCAASPGNMGCPRRPSHGAAVALPPGTXSSPSAQSGVRQRQENHSSRDAVRRGLARPRSRTRKRGGGVEALTGLGVLPRAMAALGAYRCIECNGEATELYRDYQRGVLRISICKSCQKPVDKYIEYDPVIILINAVLCKAQAYRHILFNTKINIHGKLCVFCLLCEAYIRWLQLQDSSQNTDPDDLIRYAKEWDFYRMFGIASLEQTSFFIGIFITLWWMTPEMLKRKSDFILLLKALLLSTYGKLLLIPAVIWEHDYTPLCLAFIKVFVLISNSQAIRVTLNLNRIVPWFAIFFGLILENGVVCLFQKMGWDV; encoded by the exons ATGTGCGCCGCCTCGCCCGGGAACATGGGGTGTCCCCGCCGCCCCTCCCACGGGGCCGCCGTCGCACTGCCCCCTGGGACATAGAGTTCTCCATCGGCGCAGTCGGGCGTGCGGCAGCGGCAGGAAAACCACAGCTCCCGGGATGCAGTGCGGCGCGGTCTGGCTCGGCCGCGCTCCCGAACGCGGAAACGAGGAGGCGGTGTGGAAGCGCTGACAGGGCTGGGCGTGCTCCCGCGCGCCATGGCGGCGCTCGGCGCCTACCGCTGTATCGAGTGCAACGGGGAGGCGACGGAGCTGTATCGGGACTATCAGCGCGGGGTGCTCCGTATCTCCATCTGC AAATCCTGCCAGAAACCTGTGGATAAATACATCGAGTATGATCCTGTTATCATCTTGATTAATGCTGTTTTATGCAAAGCACAAGCATACAGGCACATTCTTTTCAACACAAAGATAAAT ATTCATGGGAAGCTCTGCGTATTTTGTTTGCTCTGTGAAGCTTATATCAGGTGGTTGCAACTACAGGATTCAAGCCAAAATACAGATCCTGATGACTTAATCAGATATGCCAAAGAATGGGATTTTTACAGAATGTTTGGCATAGCTTCTTTAG AACAAACTTCATTTTTCATTGGTATTTTCATTACCTTGTGGTGGATGACACCTGAGATGCTGAAAAGAAAGTCTGACTTCATCTTACTTCTCAAAGCACTGCTGTTGTCCACCTATGGAAAGCTCCTGCTAATTCCAGCTGTTATTTGGGAGCACGACTACACACCTTTGTGCCTTGCATTTATAAAAGTGTTTGTCTTGATATCAAACTCTCAGGCAATTAGAG ttaCGTTGAACTTGAACCGAATAGTCCCTTGGTTTGCCATCTTCTTTGGATTAATTTTGGAAAATGGTGTGGTCTGCTTGTTCCAGAAAATGGGATGGGATGTTTGA